A DNA window from Clupea harengus unplaced genomic scaffold, Ch_v2.0.2, whole genome shotgun sequence contains the following coding sequences:
- the LOC122129810 gene encoding E3 ubiquitin/ISG15 ligase TRIM25-like, with protein MCACVVGEMASASVFQDEFCCSICLDLLTDPVTVTCGHSFCLKCITGCWDQEDHKGVYSCPQCRETFTPRPVLRRSTLLADVVEKLKKTEVQSDHTAPSNVGPDDVECDFCTGSKHKAIKSCLTCLASFCEVHIQPHYEVPRLSKHKLVNASSRLQVKICSQHDRIIEVFCRTDQKLICTLCSMDDHNEHKTVSAIAERTEKQKELLEMKRDNQRRIQQKEKEVDEVEQAKKYLQASAQKADEDTEKIFKELISFMEKKRSEVKESIRAQEKAEVSRAEGLQEQLELEIAKLKNRYAEMEQLQPIEDPIDFLQSFQSHLTSSPAAKNLPKVTFETKFSFREVMKSVSPSLNEKTKQFLQDILKGRLLQDDM; from the exons atgtgtgcctgtgtggtaggtgaaatGGCCAGTGCTTCAGTGTTTCAGGATGAGTTCTGCTGTTCTATCTGTTTGGATCTTCTGACGGACCCGGTGACTGTtacctgtggacacagtttctgttTGAAGTGTATTACAGGGTGCTGGGATCAAGAAGACCATAAGGGTgtttacagctgcccccagtgcagagagACCTTCACTCCTAGACCAGTTCTTCGCAGAAGcacattgctggctgatgttgtAGAAAAGctgaagaagacagaagtcCAGTCTGATCACACTGCTCCTTCCAACGTCGGACCCGACGATGTGGAGTGTGATTTCTGCACTGGGAGCAAACACAAAGCCATTAAGTCATGTCTAACATGCCTGGCTTCATTTTGTGAAGTTCACATCCAGCCTCACTACGAAGTGCCTCGCCTAAGCAAGCACAAGCTAGTGAACGCTTCCTCACGGCTACAAGTGAAGATCTGCTCACAGCACGACAGGATCATTGAGGTGTTTTGTCGCACAGATCAGAAGTTAATATGTACACTCTGTTCAATGGACGACCACAACGAACACAAAACTGTCTCCGCTATAGCAGAACGAACTGAGAAGCAg AAAGAGTTgttggagatgaagagggataaCCAGAGGCGGATccagcagaaggagaaggaggtggatgAGGTGGAACAAGCAAAGAAGTATCTGCAG GCCTCTGCACAAAAAGCTGATGAGGACACAGAGAAGATCTTCAAGGAGCTGATCAGCTTCATGGAGAAAAAAcgctctgaggtgaaagagtcgatcagagctcaggagaaggcAGAGGTGAGTCGAGCTGAAGGACTCCAggagcagctggagctggagatcgCTAAGCTAAAGAACAGATATGCTGAGATGGAGCAACTCCAGCCAATTGAGGACCCCATTGATTTCCTTCAG AGTTTCCAGtcacacctcacctcctcacctgcGGCTAAGAACCTTCccaaggttacttttgaaacaAAGTTCTCCTTCCGCGAAGTGATGAAATCAGTGTCTCCGTCtctaaatgagaaaacaaaacagttccTCCAGGACATACTTAAAGGTAGGCTTCTTCAAGATGACATGTAA
- the LOC122129808 gene encoding E3 ubiquitin/ISG15 ligase TRIM25-like isoform X3, with amino-acid sequence MASASVFQDEFCCSICLDLLTDPVTVTCGHSFCLKCITGCWDQADHKGVYSCPQCRATFTPRPVIHRSTLLADVVEKLKKTEVQSDHTALSNAGPDDVECDFCTGRKHKAIKSCLTCLVSFCEVHIQPHYEVPRLSKHKLVNASSRLQEKICSQHHKIIEVFCRTDQKLICMLCSMDDHNGHKIVSAIAERTNKKKKLLEMKRDNQRRIQQKEKEVLEVKQAKKYLQMSAQVAVEDTEKIFTELISFMQKKRIEVKMSIRAQEKAEVSRAEGLLKQLELEIAKLKNRDAKMEQLLPIEDPIDFLQSFQPHLTSSPVAKNLPKVTFETKFSFREVMKSVSPSLNEKTKQFLQDILKVTGFVKGDKVKLKTPVNVGSYLHCNSRHGHLLDRQSYDITVSGVGEVTGSTGPDTVTVNFPELPGWKGSSSELEVVFAIKKDP; translated from the exons atGGCCAGTGCTTCAGTGTTTCAGGATGAGTTCTGCTGTTCTATCTGTCTGGATCTGCTGACGGACCCGGTGACTGTtacctgtggacacagtttctgttTGAAGTGTATTACAGGCTGCTGGGATCAGGCAGACCATAAGGGTgtttacagctgcccccagtgcagagcAACCTTTACTCCTAGACCTGTTATTCACAGAAGcacattgctggctgatgttgtggagaagctgaagaagacagaagtcCAGTCTGATCACACGGCTCTTTCCAACGCCGGACCCGACGATGTGGAGTGTGATttctgcactgggagaaaacaCAAAGCCATCAAGTCGTGTCTAACATGCCTGGTTTCATTTTGTGAAGTTCACATCCAGCCTCACTATGAAGTGCCTCGCCTAAGCAAGCACAAGCTAGTGAATGCCTCCTCCCGGCTACAAGAGAAGATCTGCTCACAACACCACAAGATCATTGAGGTGTTTTGTCGCACAGATCAGAAGTTAATATGTATGCTCTGTTCAATGGACGACCACAACGGACACAAAATTGTCTCCGCTATAGCAGAACGAACTAACAAGAAG AAAAAGTTgttggagatgaagagggataaCCAGAGGCGGATccagcagaaggagaaggaggtgctggaggtgaAACAAGCAAAGAAGTATCTGCAG ATGTCTGCACAGGTAGCTGTTGAGGACACAGAGAAGATCTTCACGGAGCTGATCAGCTTCATGCAGAAAAAAAGGATTGAGGTAAAAATGTCTatcagagctcaggagaaggcagaggtgagtcgagctgaaggactcctgaagcagctggagctggagatcgCTAAGCTAAAGAACAGAGATGCTAAGATGGAGCAACTCCTGCCAATTGAGGACCCCATTGATTTCCTTCAG AGTTTCCAgccacacctcacctcctcacctgtgGCTAAGAACCTTCccaaggttacttttgaaacaAAGTTCTCCTTCCGCGAAGTGATGAAATCAGTGTCTCCGTCTctgaatgagaaaacaaaacagttccTCCAGGACATACTTAAAG TCACGGGCTTCGTGAAGGGGGACAAGGTCAAACTGAAGACTCCTGTGAACGTTGGCAGTTATCTTCATTGTAATAGTAGGCATGGACACTTGTTAGACCGACAGAGTTATGACATCACTGTCAGTGGTGTGGGTGAGGTAACAG GTTCTACAGGGCCCGATACTGTGACCGTTAACTTTCCTGAGCTCCCTGGTTGGAAGGGGAGTTCTTCTGAGCTGGAAGTGGTATTCGCGATAAAGAAAGATCCATGA